Below is a window of Virgibacillus sp. NKC19-3 DNA.
AATTATAATACATTGAGTATTAATGCAACTAAATGGATCGATAAATATGGAACTGGTAGATAGTAGCAGCTTTGACTAAAAGCCTAAAAAACGACTAAAAAAAGCGAACAGGCCAACTGTTCGCTTTAAATATACATCTTCTAATCTGTCCTCTCAGTCTGAGGATCATACTTCTCGTCTTCAGTGCGTCCCGATTCATCGTCTTCCATAAGATTTGTGGCAGATTTCTTAAATTCTGACAGCGTCTGTCCAAAAGCGGACCCGATTTCGGGAAGTTTCTTTGGTCCGAAAATAATCAAGGCAAGGAGAACAATGAGAATTAAGCCCGGGATGCCTATATTTGTAAAGCTCATATTGCTATCTCCCTTCAATCAAAATGTCAGGCATTTTTGGTTACCTTGCTGTTTTTCTTCCCTTGTACCAATTGACCGTCTTCTTCTCTGAATTGCATGATCCCCTCGGTTGCGCGGTATGCTAGTGCTCCGACTGTACCTGTAGGATTATAGCCCCCATTATGCGCGAACGCAGAAGCTCCAATGACGAATAGATTGTCCACATCCCACATTTGGGAGTAATTATTAACCGCTGATGTTTCAGGATCATCTCCCATGATAACGCCACCGGTATTATGCGTTGTTTGATATGGGACAATATTATAATGGTCTGTCATTTCACTTTTTTCCACTCTATCTGCCCCCATCTCTTCCATAATACCTACAGCTTTTTCAGCAATATAGTC
It encodes the following:
- the tatA gene encoding twin-arginine translocase TatA/TatE family subunit, which produces MSFTNIGIPGLILIVLLALIIFGPKKLPEIGSAFGQTLSEFKKSATNLMEDDESGRTEDEKYDPQTERTD